A stretch of the Panicum virgatum strain AP13 chromosome 9N, P.virgatum_v5, whole genome shotgun sequence genome encodes the following:
- the LOC120690949 gene encoding transmembrane protein 131 homolog: MVTTVKSRPPHASFAMSGRRHRSSPAAPSCSSFVGGSLLALRCLTLVLLAFSVSAAAAEDCAEESDGADGDGRCLGFRDACADQSAFCFSSSVAHRLLASEDSIKAPDLEVSREWGPSPLPLGFPMSGGGGVVTCSSVDTTLTRVRNGLGRDGDAGVRRNAASCQAPLVPDNWMRASAGVPMELDGTAADVDPSGLHSSLSMNVAINPPVLDWGRRDLYAASMATLTVVNLNNDSTLRLYEPFSTDPQFYVYGFEDLELQPGDNATLTFIFLPKLLGSSSSHLVLQTNFGGFIIHAKGMAVSSPYQILPLTGIDVVIGGQLERNLSIYNPYDDTLYVEEVVVWMSSLESTRYSSHLVCQLGLFDGALELSSSSNWYAASSDESGWPLIYIRPSEQWEVLPSKRNNVIELKLQALSEGKVFGAICLKMSNCTPGTMHTFVTPIEVEVHTRTYYDSSGLIAVTFEHISTCDESGSVFSLSLRNDAPKLLRIVGITEDDRNGPMLFQVKYLNGLILFPDTVTDIALLRYTSSFPEDISFYSCNIVVETNSTLGSSIIIPCKDLVRASLSYTSTAIATESDRPFTRPLYEEDISANARTRILGTMLQTEDLHNVKPMLMRAIKADDTILGQWRSHGTSDGISVLMDHEMMFPVVQIGSQSSKWIKVHNPSLECAAMQLVVNSEEIIDHCKTVTDVSELTFSSKSPEINSTETRFGFSLSDAAITEAHLCPSETALLGPIVFRPSNRCMWSSMVLIRNNLSGVEMLPLRAHGGRQSIVLLEKSKPAWKLEFNLGSNVQNKSTMIKQEVLSSLCSQQLTKEIHVKNSGDLPLEITKVKISGADCGVDGFTVDNCKGFSVAPSESIRMFISFQADFSSAMVQRDLELVMTTGIFPIPMTANIPVCMLNQCRKSYLRSAHCKLLVLSFGALTLLVLVFIRYAPHTLTVSSQDHYIKIDDRKSTIFEENRKSTISKTLKPSFLHQSSKKSRAIKEHKRTEEALAEKYPASVVDNSKSTDDKNNSDEQLHTTSTVSVSPTNPVEGKVSGAAPQTSENLTIRIARDKGKRRKRKVGGAGLSGKFEVSSSHSGNSTPSSPLSQGSTPKQGWSFSGAPSELKHDKKLETGFDVEATTSSAGANREKKTWSQVAKDQPCSRSASPGTTSSSAPGLITTAWRSPMLAISSPIALHARAPGSNLVKDKAVKRGEGAGLKKDFTYDIWGDHFPANLLGIARNGAPCKMPVASEGASYSLFAREPQTLMMKPSSAPPVSRGRGAPPSDVGTGYAIK, from the exons ATGGTCACCACAGTGAAGTCTCGGCCGCCGCATGCCTCCTTCGCCAtgagcggccgccgccaccgctcttCGCCAGCGGCGCCTTCCTGCTCCTCCTTTGTCGG GGGTTCGTTGCTTGCGCTACGCTGCTTGACCTTGGTGCTCCTTGCTTTCTCCGtgtcggctgcggcggcggaggattgCGCCGAGGAGAGTGACGGGGCTGACGGCGACGGTCGCTGTCTCGGCTTCCGGGATGCCTGTGCAGACCAAAGCGCCTTCTGCTTCTCGTCCTCGGTGGCTCATAGGCTGCTTGCAAGCGAGGATAGCATCAAGGCGCCGGATTTGGAGGTGTCAAGGGAGTGGGGACCGTCGCCGCTGCCACTGGGCTTCCCGAtgtccggcggcggaggcgtggTGACTTGCTCTTCTGTTGACACGACGCTCACCCGGGTGCGCAATGGATTGGGGCGAGACGGGGATGCTGGTGTGAGGCGCAATGCAGCGTCGTGCCAGGCGCCGCTTGTGCCTGACAATTGGATGCGGGCATCAGCCGGGGTGCCGATGGAGTTGGATGGCACGGCCGCAGATGTCGACCCGAGTGGCCTTCACAGTTCCTTATCGATGAATGTGGCGATTAACCCGCCGGTGCTGGATTGGGGCAGGAGAGACTTGTATGCCGCCTCCATGGCCACCTTGACCGTGGTGAATTTGAACAACGACAGTACCCTGCGTCTGTATGAGCCATTTAGCACCGACCCCCAATTCTATGTGTATGGTTTTGAGGATCTGGAGCTGCAGCCTGGGGATAATGCGACACTCACCTTCATTTTCTTGCCAAAGTTGTTGGGCTCATCCTCATCACATTTGGTTCTGCAGACAAATTTTGGTGGATTTATTATACATGCAAAGGGCATGGCTGTCAGTTCTCCCTATCAGATACTGCCATTGACAGGGATAGATGTTGTAATAGGTGGACAGCTAGAGAGGAACTTGTCCATATACAACCCTTATGATGATACTCTCTATGTTGAGGAAGTGGTTGTCTGGATGTCTTCATTGGAGAGCACAAGGTATTCTTCTCACCTTGTTTGCCAGCTAGGCCTGTTTGATGGAGCACTGGAGCTATCTTCAAGTAGCAACTGGTATGCAGCAAGCAGTGATGAGTCTGGATGGCCATTGATCTACATTAGGCCTAGTGAGCAATGGGAGGTGCTTCCTTCAAAGAGGAACAATGTTATAGAGTTAAAACTGCAAGCTCTTTCTGAAGGCAAGGTGTTTGGTGCTATCTGCTTGAAAATGAGCAATTGCACTCCTGGTACAATGCATACTTTTGTGACACCTATTGAGGTAGAGGTGCATACGCGAACCTACTATGATTCCAGTGGCTTAATTGCTGTCACATTTGAGCATATATCGACTTGTGATGAAAGTGGGTCCGTATTTTCACTTTCTTTACGGAATGATGCACCAAAGTTACTGAGGATTGTAGGTATTACTGAGGATGACAGAAATGGCCCAATGCTCTTTCAGGTTAAGTACCTGAACGGATTGATACTCTTCCCTGATACTGTAACAGATATAGCTTTACTAAGATACACTTCTTCATTTCCAGAGGACATTTCATTCTACAGCTGCAATATAGTGGTAGAAACAAACAGTACCCTTGGTAGTTCAATCATAATACCATGCAAAGATTTAGTGCGTGCATCTCTTTCCTATACAAGTACTGCTATTGCTACTGAATCCGACAGACCGTTTACCAGACCATTATACGAGGAAGATATCTCTGCTAATGCAAGGACGAGAATTCTAGGTACCATGCTGCAAACAGAAGACTTGCATAATGTGAAG CCAATGCTCATGAGAGCAATCAAAGCTGATGATACAATACTTGGACAATGGAGATCTCATGGAACAAGTGATGGGATTTCTGTTTTAATGGATCATGAAATGATGTTTCCCGTTGTGCAAATTGGTTCACAGTCTTCGAAATGGATAAAAGTCCATAACCCAAGCCTGGAGTGTGCAGCCATGCAGCTGGTAGTGAACTCTGAGGAAATCATAGACCATTGCAAAACTGTAACTGATGTATCTGAGCTCACATTCTCAAGCAAATCTCCAGAGATTAACTCAACTGAGACTAGATTTGGTTTCTCGTTAAGTGATGCAGCAATCACTGAGGCCCATCTTTGTCCTTCAGAGACTGCTTTGCTTGGTCCTATTGTCTTCCGTCCCTCGAATCGCTGCATGTGGTCAAGCATGGTTTTGATCAGAAACAACCTGTCAGGAGTGGAGATGTTGCCTCTCCGGGCACATGGCGGACGACAATCTATTGTCCTTTTAGAGAAATCCAAACCTGCTTGGAAGCTGGAGTTTAACCTTGGCTCCAATGTTCAGAATAAATCAACAATGATCAAACAAGAGGTCCTGAGCTCTTTGTGCAGTCAACAGTTAACCAAGGAGATACATGTTAAAAACAGCGGTGACCTTCCTCTTGAAATAACAAAGGTTAAAATTTCAGGAGCTGATTGTGGTGTGGATGGTTTTACTGTGGACAACTGCAAGGGATTTAGCGTAGCTCCAAGTGAATCAATAAGAATGTTCATTTCTTTTCAGGCTGACTTCTCTTCAGCTATGGTTCAGAGAGATCTCGAGTTGGTCATGACAACTGGCATCTTTCCAATCCCTATGACTGCAAATATACCAGTCTGCATGCTTAACCAATGCAGAAAGTCTTATCTCAGATCTGCTCATTGTAAGCTGTTGGTACTCTCCTTTGGAGCTTTAACACTGCTTGTTCTGGTCTTTATCCGATATGCCCCACATACTTTGACAGTGAGCTCTCAAGATCATTACATCAAAATTGATGACAGGAAAAGTACCATTTTTGAGGAGAACAGGAAAAGTACCATTAGCAAGACTCTTAAGCCATCTTTCCTTCACCAAAGCAGCAAAAAGTCCAG GGCCATAAAGGAACACAAAAGAACTGAAGAAGCTCTTGCTGAGAAATACCCTGCCAGTGTTGTTGATAACTCCAAGAGCACAGATGACAAGAACAATTCTGATGAACAACTGCATACAACTTCGACTGTATCTGTGTCCCCAACTAATCCAGTGGAAGGTAAAGTCTCAGGAGCAGCTCCACAAACTAGTGAAAATCTCACTATCAGGATTGCTCGAGACAAAGGGAAACGTAGGAAGCGGAAAGTTGGTGGTGCAGGACTGTCAGGAAAGTTTGAGGTTTCTAGCAGCCATAGTGGGAACTCAACACCATCTTCACCATTGTCACAAGGTTCAACCCCAAAACAAGGTTGGTCTTTTTCTGGGGCACCATCAGAGCTAAAGCATGACAAAAAACTTGAGACTGGATTCGATGTTGAAGCAACCACATCATCAGCTGGCGCTAACCGTGAGAAGAAAACTTGGTCGCAAGTCGCTAAGGACCAGCCTTGCTCGCGTTCAGCCTCACCTGGAACCACATCATCTTCAGCTCCTGGACTGATCACCACCGCATGGCGCTCGCCAATGTTGGCCATTTCTTCCCCGATTGCGCTGCATGCTCGTGCTCCTGGCTCCAATCTGGTGAAAGACAAGGCTGTGAAGAGAGGCGAGGGTGCCGGGCTAAAGAAAGACTTCACATACGACATATGGGGAGACCATTTCCCTGCAAACCTGTTGGGGATAGCAAGGAATGGCGCGCCATGCAAGATGCCTGTTGCTTCTGAAGGGGCCTCATATAGCCTGTTCGCTAGAGAGCCCCAAACCCTCATGATGAAGCCATCATCTGCACCACCCGTGTCTCGCGGCCGCGGAGCGCCGCCATCTGATGTAGGAACTGGTTATGCAAtaaaatga
- the LOC120690950 gene encoding MADS-box transcription factor 47-like isoform X3 produces MAGKRERIAIRRIDNLAARQVTFSKRRRGLFKKAEELSILCDAEVGLVVFSATGKLFHFASSSMNRIIDRYDSHSKTLQKSEAPSQLQSHVDDSTCARLREELAEASLKLRQMRGEELQRLSVQQLQELEKTLESGLGSVLKTKSQKILDEINGLERKRMQLIEENSRLKEQVTRMARMEMQLGADSEVVYEEGQSSESVTNASYPRPPADTDDGGSDTSLRLGLPLFSSK; encoded by the exons ATGGCGGGGAAGAGGGAGCGGATAGCGATACGGAGGATCGACAACCTGGCGGCGAGGCAGGTGACCTTCTCCAAGCGCCGCCGGGGGCTGTTTAAGAAGGCCGAGGAGCTCTCCATCCTCTGCGACGCCGAGGTCGGACTCGTCGTCTTCTCCGCCACCGGCAAGCTCTTCCACTTCGCCAGCTCCAG CATGAATCGGATCATCGATCGGTATGACTCCCATTCCAAGACGCTGCAGAAGTCAGAAGCACCGTCTCAGCTACAGTCACAT GTGGATGACAGCACTTGTGCAAGGCTaagggaggagctcgccgaagCAAGCCTTAAGCTCAG GCAGATGAGAGGAGAAGAGCTCCAGAGGCTGAGCGTCCAACAGCTGCAGGAGTTAGAGAAGACCCTCGAATCCGGCCTCGGCTCTGTACTCAAAACCAAG AGCCAAAAAATCCTCGACGAGATCAACGGTCTGGAAAGAAAG AGAATGCAACTGATCGAGGAGAATTCAAGGCTAAAGGAGCAA GTTACCCGGATGGCAAGGATGGAGATGCAGCTCGGTGCCGATTCAGAAGTTGTGTACGAGGAAGGACAGTCATCTGAATCCGTGACCAACGCGTCATATCCGCGCCCGCCGGCTGACACCGACGATGGTGGCTCCGATACATCGCTGAGGCTCGG GTTACCACTGTTCAGCTCGAAGTGA
- the LOC120690950 gene encoding MADS-box transcription factor 47-like isoform X2 yields the protein MAGKRERIAIRRIDNLAARQVTFSKRRRGLFKKAEELSILCDAEVGLVVFSATGKLFHFASSSMNRIIDRYDSHSKTLQKSEAPSQLQSHVDDSTCARLREELAEASLKLRQMRGEELQRLSVQQLQELEKTLESGLGSVLKTKSQKILDEINGLERKRMQLIEENSRLKEQLQVTRMARMEMQLGADSEVVYEEGQSSESVTNASYPRPPADTDDGGSDTSLRLGLPLFSSK from the exons ATGGCGGGGAAGAGGGAGCGGATAGCGATACGGAGGATCGACAACCTGGCGGCGAGGCAGGTGACCTTCTCCAAGCGCCGCCGGGGGCTGTTTAAGAAGGCCGAGGAGCTCTCCATCCTCTGCGACGCCGAGGTCGGACTCGTCGTCTTCTCCGCCACCGGCAAGCTCTTCCACTTCGCCAGCTCCAG CATGAATCGGATCATCGATCGGTATGACTCCCATTCCAAGACGCTGCAGAAGTCAGAAGCACCGTCTCAGCTACAGTCACAT GTGGATGACAGCACTTGTGCAAGGCTaagggaggagctcgccgaagCAAGCCTTAAGCTCAG GCAGATGAGAGGAGAAGAGCTCCAGAGGCTGAGCGTCCAACAGCTGCAGGAGTTAGAGAAGACCCTCGAATCCGGCCTCGGCTCTGTACTCAAAACCAAG AGCCAAAAAATCCTCGACGAGATCAACGGTCTGGAAAGAAAG AGAATGCAACTGATCGAGGAGAATTCAAGGCTAAAGGAGCAA CTGCAGGTTACCCGGATGGCAAGGATGGAGATGCAGCTCGGTGCCGATTCAGAAGTTGTGTACGAGGAAGGACAGTCATCTGAATCCGTGACCAACGCGTCATATCCGCGCCCGCCGGCTGACACCGACGATGGTGGCTCCGATACATCGCTGAGGCTCGG GTTACCACTGTTCAGCTCGAAGTGA
- the LOC120690950 gene encoding MADS-box transcription factor 47-like isoform X1, whose product MAGKRERIAIRRIDNLAARQVTFSKRRRGLFKKAEELSILCDAEVGLVVFSATGKLFHFASSSMNRIIDRYDSHSKTLQKSEAPSQLQSHVDDSTCARLREELAEASLKLRQMRGEELQRLSVQQLQELEKTLESGLGSVLKTKSQKILDEINGLERKRMQLIEENSRLKEQVNSYPPAHEVSIPLCIFFQGHLRLISRGDLKLQVTRMARMEMQLGADSEVVYEEGQSSESVTNASYPRPPADTDDGGSDTSLRLGLPLFSSK is encoded by the exons ATGGCGGGGAAGAGGGAGCGGATAGCGATACGGAGGATCGACAACCTGGCGGCGAGGCAGGTGACCTTCTCCAAGCGCCGCCGGGGGCTGTTTAAGAAGGCCGAGGAGCTCTCCATCCTCTGCGACGCCGAGGTCGGACTCGTCGTCTTCTCCGCCACCGGCAAGCTCTTCCACTTCGCCAGCTCCAG CATGAATCGGATCATCGATCGGTATGACTCCCATTCCAAGACGCTGCAGAAGTCAGAAGCACCGTCTCAGCTACAGTCACAT GTGGATGACAGCACTTGTGCAAGGCTaagggaggagctcgccgaagCAAGCCTTAAGCTCAG GCAGATGAGAGGAGAAGAGCTCCAGAGGCTGAGCGTCCAACAGCTGCAGGAGTTAGAGAAGACCCTCGAATCCGGCCTCGGCTCTGTACTCAAAACCAAG AGCCAAAAAATCCTCGACGAGATCAACGGTCTGGAAAGAAAG AGAATGCAACTGATCGAGGAGAATTCAAGGCTAAAGGAGCAAGTAAATTCCTATCCTCCTGCGCATGAGGTTTCCATTCCGCTCTGCATCTTTTTCCAGGGACACCTCCGTTTAATAAGCCGTGGTGATCTGAAGCTGCAGGTTACCCGGATGGCAAGGATGGAGATGCAGCTCGGTGCCGATTCAGAAGTTGTGTACGAGGAAGGACAGTCATCTGAATCCGTGACCAACGCGTCATATCCGCGCCCGCCGGCTGACACCGACGATGGTGGCTCCGATACATCGCTGAGGCTCGG GTTACCACTGTTCAGCTCGAAGTGA